The DNA sequence TATACACAATAACGAGGAGGATCGTTACGGAATTTTAATTACCGAAGGAGGCTGAAATATGAAAGAAAAGAGAGATACAAAAGATAGAGAAGGTTATAGATTGTGCAAGAATATTTACAGTACCAAAATTGACGCTCTTTCGCAAAAACGAGTTCGGTAAACCTTTTCATCGTACTGTGCTTTACTGTCAGAGAGGGAAAATGTTCAAACTTTACCATCTGTAAAGTGCGTACGTTCACAGCCAATCAACGAAAGAATGGCCGTCATTAACAAATTAATGTCAACAAATAGGTCTTACTTAGATTTACCCGAAGAAGTTCAGCCGTTCTTTTCGGTGTTGGTGAACGTTTTTCCGGTTCATGTGTTCCTCCCTTCTTGAGGTTGTCCATCTTTTCTTTCTGAATCTGTAATCTCTCAGAGTCTTCGATCTCAAAATCTTCTAGGGCCTTCCTACTTTCTTCGTCGTCTTCAAAGTATCGCACTCTTAGAACAACCAGAAGCTGTGAATAAATTAGTTTCGGATGTCTGTCATGTTATATATCAGCTGAAAGTCTTTCGATAATTTGCAAGTAGCATGAACTTGTTTCCATTGTATCTGTTCAAACCATACAGCTTTCCATAGACCAGTTTTGTACATGAGAAACGCCAGCTATGCTTTGTGTAGCGCCCTCTCGCAGTCGTTTTAAAGCACATACAACACGAATCATCAAGTAAGTACCCACGAAAATTTGAGGAAAGACAAGCCAGATACCAAGTTCATTAACAGAACTATAATtattataaaaaattacacTGACCTCTTCGTTTGTCAGGACAAATCCAAGAAGTATTATAGAACTCTATAAAGGAACGAGATTTTATAAAAGAGAAAATGACGCGACAAAACGTTGCACGGGTAAGAGAGACTTTGATGAGACTTAAAGTTTGCGTGAGAATACTGATATTATATGATTAGAGTAAGTTTGTAAAGAGTGCGCGTTTCAGAAACATTCGTAATTTctgattttaaaaattacattgcAACATATAACAAAGACAGAAAATATATCGAGGGGAAAACTGTACATTATGAAAGGAAGGAAACAATACGTGGGGCTCTACATCTAACTCGACATTGTCGCTACCATGTTGTAAAACTGATTGTTATGCCATTCAGAGATACTCTGGTAGGAGGTTTCTTCCAACGAACACCCACACAACAAAAGATGAAGCGTAAAGGGCGCCCTCACCTCCATGAAAATGCAACATGCTAGGAGATAGACGGTTAGAAGATGATAGTCTGTGGTTCCCCTAGCAACATTTGTAAGCCTCGTTATGATGAAGATAGAATGAAGTAAAACGGTTGATTCCATCTTCTCACTGAAACAAAAACAGATATtgtaaaagacaaaaaataaacaacaacactaaaaaacaaaacaaaactgttaAAAATGGACCCAGTGAACAATTTAGTTTTTGACAGGATATGTCCTGTGTTTTTATCACTCATAAGACAGATTCATTCGAATTGATTTTGTGTTTACATTAAACGTAAGCTGTGAGAATACATACCGCAAAATCTTTTCTTCAGGTCCCCTGAACACACGAACTAAAGTAGTCAACAGTTTGGTATTGAAGCAATTTAGCAACAGAGTTACCTAGAGACGCGATAAAATAAAACCCATGACATTTTTATGACGATTTTCACCTAATTCTGAAGCCTTGAAAGTCTTTTTATTAATGTGTTCCAAATACGAGCTACAGTTTTTCTAAAAAACTGCAAATGAAGGTGTTGAATTGAGTTTCTATCTTGAAATGAGTTATACGTCATTGTCCTGTCAGCAGAGAGAAAGTAGCTGTATGTTTTGAtgattattgtacttgggcctcagcccaagtacatttgttttcattccgtgggaaaaaactgtaaggtataaccatttctggctgagaccagggagggcaaaatgtattggcttcatctttcttggcataataaatggcgtaatgatgttaactgaatggaagtactgctctcagccagtcttgaataagtgagatgtgaatataaatgcttctctatctgagttttggccacaaaatcttctgaatataatcaaaatgtgcatcgaaatgcaacaattaatgcaccctccgtttcctagacgatggcacgacccttgctacacccactggacgagccaaagtgggaggggtaatttcggtttggtcgaacaggagggctcgagaccagaatttaacatttaaacttgaaacatgtttaatcactgacaagatgtggactagtgttaatcaaagagaaagtttgaaaaggaaaggtttatatcccggacacaatgaaaaacattacgactggaaactgtacccccggttgagaatagtaatgcccacagcgatggagaacacttatccttgagctgagaaaaccagaccatcatttcgaaatagagctgcagattcgagaagctcgttaaaaatagctaggtacacccataaaggggtggtttcgcgtcttgagggcaaatttcgcctccttcatttagaaatcgtacgtttgtttttccaggggaacacatcatttgacacaaaatttgcatgaaaaggggtcgccagtaagcacgtggtcaaatctggcataagaaacaatatgaaatgttgggtaaagccagtccaaaataaactgatttgaacttttgtgttttgtaatttataccactgcagtaacatgactttttttgacaacatcacacaatgtaatacgttttgaaactgaatactccgacgtattctgtgtcccctttgctaaaaaatacggtatgccgattaccatgtaaggagatgatgacgtcaagacagatttgtagtgcgtttggtcttggatggtgcacgaagttttgtcgaggtagcttgtgtatttatttcctaaatgggagatattagggtcgatctaaaagaaggccgaaaaatgttatgatactctaagcgagctgaactccaatgcgaatggttggataatttggaggatgtctagactgatctcgtctcattaagattatttggcggtcagtattgaatttcaactgcgtcacaagtttgcgtcgaacggtcaacgaacgatattttagaaatctggagacatggcacatcgcagttttattttagtattttatattttgcaaaagatgtaagaagcagtgattttgttgaaaattctgaaaaaaatataggaagatttgatcgcgaacacattttcacttgggggtcaactagccctgcgtacgatgctgtgtgttccgctacagctaaccgccccgctcaccacagccctgcaaagacccgtacgttgggtcggtgacttcaaatccattttgggaattgacgtaaaaagccaaattactgccgaaattcagcgttcttgggcccaagtcgtatcccagcctacctcagctactcgatcgcttccaaaatgacagtcttttattcacttctcgtaaataccgtcgatgtcggcaactctctcgctggccctgcgtacgatgctgtgtgttagctgtagcacatagcatcgtacgcagggctaggggtcaacatggggtcgcagccatgttgcctcaaaacttatttctgtctgcactcaaaactcaaaatgtcgcatatgaacctgaaaaatctaTGTAAtattgtcaaacttcggcgaaatttcagcctatagacaaaatttcatctaggtaaggtaaatttactgaaatttgatcgacaaataatcctgagcttgaacgtgacagctcgccttctccgggaagtcatgcatccggccagctgcccatatggccgggtgcatgagattgttttcaagcgacggcggcagaccgtacggggctctggatatgaacctaccgccggtgtagctgtaataactgttgcgttgtttttaatcaccacggacgaagtccgaggggacttataggtttggtcatgtccgtccgtccgttcacgcctagtacccaaccccatacagatgcacgtcgatttgtttcacaatgctttcaaatttggccgtgttagaggactttttagtttacacctccatagactcccatgtataaggcagttctccatagactcgcatgtatgatgccaagaaaaataaaaatttagtttctcatcgtattcatattgcctaaaggatgcagtgacactgtttttttgtccccacggataaagtccagggggcttatagattggctcatatccgtccgtgagtccatcagtgagtccatcggttcacgcagatatctcagacattttgacaaaatatcatgtgaccttggtgacctttgacctcaaatatacattattgtccataactcagtaaccacaagtgctttgatgggacaccttatgacgccacatattgtacgccattaattatgtgcatatctaattatgagcgagccaatagagca is a window from the Ptychodera flava strain L36383 chromosome 11, AS_Pfla_20210202, whole genome shotgun sequence genome containing:
- the LOC139143219 gene encoding uncharacterized protein isoform X2, which codes for MSQVILSFSLFPVLVILDTRLSNGENEESCRLMALFGHLVLLSNTFWMMNLSCQFFLRLNYYVYRRSSARLFYSITGWILPCFTILSLSDRSYKHQGHDSCLSVYSSYVFIVTDAAAVLVASVTLLLNCFNTKLLTTLVRVFRGPEEKILREKMESTVLLHSIFIITRLTNVARGTTDYHLLTVYLLACCIFMESSIILLGFVLTNEELLVVLRVRYFEDDEESRKALEDFEIEDSERLQIQKEKMDNLKKGGTHEPEKRSPTPKRTAELLRVNLSFASEKCTTLDSGTQ